One genomic window of Salvelinus alpinus chromosome 17, SLU_Salpinus.1, whole genome shotgun sequence includes the following:
- the LOC139542401 gene encoding zinc transporter ZIP5-like: protein MSPLLTLAVGLFVCLPLLEFGAGARLSLSGTVKTPWNMTDRISNGSRQEGSTSEHLDEAFEEQVFYLQRLFHQYGDNGTLTYKGLQKLLGSLGLGQVSVLEISHRGSRHNHNTLTQPHPPHTQSHDHDDQETDTPSPSRPVQPPPSANAARTPQPGISGSAGSRYKEGTTLSSDNVIKEEVLPWSSPIAHSIPVQGMFNSLVSNHPTQRHLHGNCLNVTQLLWNFGLGKAPHITPAHFTLLCPALLYQIESGVCLRHPETDGAESERSVTFLKALGWSSLALAMISLPSLLSLSLVPLLPPARLRSFLCPMTALAVGTLCGDALLHLLPHAKTGPLSSHSEEQDSILKGLCVLGGCYLLFIFESLLGLRTHYKKVKRKRKQQNTTLNPDPERELTALQSPTVLEQTHSTEQHSHGHSHSPPGQEQVGMGSLVWMVVMGDGVHNLTDGLAIGAAFSQSLAGGLSTTIAVFCHELPHELGDLAVLMGAGWPVRRLVIFSAVSALLGFVGLLTGSVLGHQSAHISPWILTLTAGVFLYVALADMLPEMLHGDPGPMGPWTRFLLQNLGLLAGGAIMLCIALFEDHIAFYLGDV from the exons ATGTCACCTCTACTGACGCTCGCCGTAGGACTatttgtctgtctgcctctgcTGGAGTTTGGGGCAGGGGCGCGACTTTCTCTCAGTGGCACAGTGAAAACACCATGGAATATGACAGACAGGATATCAAACGGTAGCCGACAAGAGGGGTCGACATCTGAACATTTAGATGAGGCTTTTGAAGAGCAG GTCTTCTACTTGCAGCGTCTGTTCCATCAGTATGGAGACAATGGGACCCTGACCTATAAGGGCCTGCAGAAGTTACTGGGCAGCCTGGGACTAGGGCAGGTCAGTGTGTTGGAGATCAGCCACCGAGGGTCGAGGCACAACCATAACACTCTGACACAACCTCACCCTCCTCATACACAATCTCATGACCATGACGATCAGGAAACAGACACCCCCAGTCCTAGTAGGCCTGTTCAACCACCCCCCTCTGCAAACGCAGCCAG AACCCCACAGCCTGGGATATCAGGGTCTGCTGGATCTAGGTATAAAGAGGGCACCACATTATCCTCTGATAATGTGATTAAGGAAGAGGTCCTTCCGTGGTCATCCCCTATTGCACACTCTATTCCTGTCCAAGGAATGTTTAACTCCCTTGTGTCAAATCACCCCACTCAGAGGCATCTTCATGGGAAC TGTCTGAATGTTACTCAGCTCTTGTGGAATTTCGGTCTGGGAAAGGCACCCCACATCACTCCTGCCCACTTCACCCTCCTGTGCCCAGCTCTGCTATACCAGATTGAAAGTGGTGTTTGTCTACGCCACCCAGAGACTGATGGGGCGGAGTCAGAAAGGAGTGTGACTTTCCTCAAAG cTTTGGGATGGAGCTCCTTAGCTCTGGCTATGATCAGCCTGCCGTCTCTGCTGTCTTTGAGCCTGGTTCCCCTTCTGCCCCCTGCCCGCCTACGCTCCTTCCTCTGTCCAATGACAGCCTTGGCTGTGGGGACGCTGTGTGGAGATGCCCTGCTGCATCTCCTGCCTCAC GCTAAGACTGGGCCACTCTCAAGCCACTCTGAAGAACAGGACTCCATACTGAAGGGCCTTTGTGTGCTGGGAGGGTGCTACCTCCTCTTCATCTTCGAGAGCCTTCTAGGACTGAGGACCCATTATAAG AAAGTTAAGAGGAAGCGGAAGCAGCAGAACACCACTCTAAATCCTGACCCAGAGAGGGAGCTTACTGCTCTGCAGA GCCCCACCGTTCTTGAGCAGACACATTCCACTGAGCAGCATAGTCATGGTCATTCACACAGCCCGCCTGGCCAGGAGCAGGTTGGGATGGGAAGCTTGGTGTGGATGGTGGTTATGGGAGATGGGGTACACAACCTTACTGACGGACTGGCCATTGGTGCTGCATTCTCTCAGAGTCTGGCTGGAGGTCTCAGCACCACCATAGCTGTGTTCTGCCATGAGCTTCCTCACGAGCTAG GTGACCTGGCAGTGCTGATGGGAGCAGGGTGGCCTGTTCGTAGACTGGTTATTTTCAGTGCTGTATCAGCCCTACTGGGTTTTGTGGGCTTGCTAACTGGCTCTGTCCTGGGCCACCAGTCAGCCCACATCTCCCCCTGGATCCTCACCCTCACCGCTGGGGTCTTCCTCTATGTGGCCCTCGCTGACATG TTGCCTGAGATGCTTCATGGTGATCCTGGCCCGATGGGACCCTGGACTCGCTTCCTACTACAGAACCTAGGCTTGTTGGCAGGGGGTGCAATCATGCTGTGTATCGCTCTGTTCGAGGACCATATCGCCTTCTACCTGGGTGACGTCTGA